The genome window TAATGTTTGTTTCAAGTGAGACATTTTCTTTTTCACTTATGTATATGGGCAAAATCTCATTTGTTATTTCTTCAACAATATCATATTTCCTGATACCCAAAACTTGTGAATAAAAAGTATATGCAAAAAAGTCCTTAAGAATGCTTGCTTTGATTGTATTATTACATGCTTCGGGATTATTCAGATATACCAGGTATTTTCCTGTCCCATCCTGTGCGCAGCAATGCTTTCCATTTTCAAGACGCACAAGTGGTATATTGCGAACATCAATCCTGTCTTCACTTCGATCTTGATAACAATACGGCTGAATACTTCTCATAAGCATAATCAGCCAGGAATCAGATTGCGCTTCCAGCGCTAAAACCGGTATTTTCTGCACTAATTGTTTCCATCCAAGTACCTTCGGACAGAAATAATTGTGCAGATACTCTCGAAAAGTTCTTGATGGTTCCGATGCTATTGTCTTATCCATCCAGCGCGCTTTTTTATTTTGCACTATTTCTGTCAGTAAAGCATCATCAAAACAAGCGAGTATATTCTGGCTCTCAGGTATATACAAATCTGCAAGGCATCCATATTCCCCTTTCTCTGCTGTTGGCAAAACAGCATCGTCAGATTTGAGTAATTCTATACCTTCAGTCATCAAAGGTGATAGAATATTATCCGTAGTATATTTATATATAGGATATACTTGATTGAAAAATTTTAAATTGATTAGTTTATTGTCACGAAGCCAATCAATGCTCTTCCGGAAGACACCACATAATTTCATAACCAGGTTTTTATTGTAATCATTATTCTTTATATTATCTCTCGCTGGTGTAGTATCAAACGGGGCATGTATATAAAAAAACTGATGAGTTTCTATTGCTGTTGGAAAATAAGCATAGAGCAAAGGATTGTCTGATGGTATAACATTTTTCTCGCCATATGATTCTTCAATCTTGTATGCTATCATCACCGGCCTTTTCTCTTCTGAAATAAAAGCCAGAAGTCTTGTAATACCGGTTATAGATAAACTATTATCTTCAGAAACAGTAATATCTTGAACGTTTCTGGATAGTTGTCTTATTTCTTTCGTTATTATTCTTTTTGTTATCGGCTCATATGTTGTATATTCTATTTTTTTGATATGACAAAGTGTAAGCATACAATCAGGTATAATATATCTACGTAATGCACAAGCAATTTCATCATATGTTTTGTCTATGTTTTTATCTTCGTCGAATGGCAAAACAATTTCCGTCTGATTAAAGAACCGGTTCGTTGTAACTGGATAGGGCATAATCAGATTTTTGATAATGAAGTCATATTCGCCTGATTGTATATGGGGCTGACTTGTATATGCGTATACTGATTTAAATCCAATACCAAATCGCCCAATTCTATAATTGTCTGTTTTCGTGCTTGCACTTACTCCGCATACTCCACGAATGTCGTTTTCATTAAATGCTCTTCCATCATGCCGTAGTATAAAGCGGTCTTTATATAGATGAAAACTAACAAACGAAGCTTCTGCATCTTCAGCATTTTGAAGAAGTTCATAGATAAAATGGGTTCTGTCACTATATTGATCCACAAGAATTCTTGGCGCCCACTTTTCAAATTTCTGGCCATAATCAATAACATTTGCATTCCTGATAGATTCATAGATATCCATTCAGTCAGCCTCCTGTTACGCTTTATCGGACAGTTATTATTGTTTATTAAGCAGTTCAGCAAGTTCTCTAGCAATATACCAGAACATAACAGGTGCAATAGCGTTCCCTATTTGACGATAAGCAAGAGTATCAGAACCTACGAATTGGAACGATTCCGGAAAAGATTGAATTCGTGCCGCTTCTCTAGGAGTAAACCTTCTATACAATTCCTTTTCCGGATCAACTAGTAGTACAGGATCTCTTGAATTAAGGCTGACTTTAGCAAGGTGGCTCGTCACCGTCAGGCATGGTTTATCAAGGCTTTGCCATAATCCGCGTTTCATGTTGGGTCTTGCATTCTTCATACCCTCAACCGCTCGTTGGGAAAAGTAATACTTCTTATCAGATATATCCATTTTTCTCACTGCTACAGAAAGAGGAACCGGATTGTCTTTCGTGGTTTCCTCAGGAAAAACATATTCTGAGACGATATCTTTTCTCAGGCCAACCAGTATACATCTTTCTCTTTTTTGAGGCACACCATAATGAGATGCATTAACCAGCTTTGAATAAACTCTGTATCCAGCCGCTTCAAAAGCATCTACAACAGTTTTGAAAATAATGCCACTCTTAAGAGTCATAAATCCCTTGACATTTTCAGCTATAAATGCCAAAGGTTTTTTTGCTTTTACTATTCGAACCATTTCTTTATATAGGTTGCCTCTGGCATCGAAAGGGTTTTTTGTTGGATTAACAGTACTAAAACTCTGGCATGGAAAGCCGCCCAGAATAATATCACAATCAGGGATAACATCTTCTTTTATTTTACATATATCATCACAAACGACCGTGGCCTCCTGGAAATTCTGTTTGTATGTGGCCACTGCATTTTTGTCTATATCTGTTGCATAGATAACATTATAAGGCAACCGTTCATAATGCTGATTATTATAATCAAATCCTCCAATGCATCCAAGATCTGCACCGCCACACCCACAAAACAATGACACAACTTTATACATTCTATCCATCTCTTTCATTTATCTACTTTACTAATCACTCTATCTATGGCATCATTGCCAAAGTCCATTTTATATGTTGTTGGTGTTATGGACAAAGTCCCTTTCTCATAAAGTTTATATGGGTTTTCTATGATATACATCAGTACATTGCCTCTAACAAAGTATACCCGATATATAGAGTAATAATCTCCATGTTGTTGCGCAGCAACCCATTCATTCCTTGTCATGTTTATTGTATCCAACCATAAAGAATCATTAATATCCGGTGCTGTTATTCTCTTTGTTGCTTTGACTTCAATATACTTAACATATTCAGCCTTATCACCCGGAATTGCCATAACTGTTTGAATATCATAGCCTAGGCCTCTAGTTTTTCCCATAGCCAAGACCTTATTTGCCAATCTTGCGCTAAATTCCGAGACTCGTTTCTTTTCATATTCATAGACATATTTTTCACCTTCATCACCAAGCTCAACAGTATTATCATCTTCTTGCTCTGTCTGAGTGTCATTGCTATGATCATTATCTGAAATCAAAGCAGATAAAGATGTTTCAAAAGATGCCGCATCAGCGCTTAATGCAGAATAATACTGACCCCATGCAAATTCGAAAAATTCTCTGGCTTGTACCGAATTCAGATCATATTCAGCAACATTAAATGCCGGATCATCATCCCAATGAGAAGCAAACAGATTAATTGTAACAATCTCACGTTCATTGAGCCTGACAGTACCATCATTGTGTAAAACAATAAGGTTAGCTAATTCCATATAATTAAGTTGTTCATTTATATGCTGCACATTATATGATGATGCTTTTTCCGGATTACCAATAACATGAGATGTAATACCTTTGTTACGATCTTTCACTATTGTTTCCACAATCTCATATGGAGAAGCTATTCTTTTTAAGGCATCAAGTGCATTTAACACATAATACCCGATATCATTTCTAGTTAGTACAATATCATGTCTGCTCGCCTCTATCAAAACCTCAACAATATAACAGCATGGTCGTATAGATATGCCCAGGCCAAGCCTTTCTTTAACTGTTTCAAATTTAGTCATGCCGTTTGGAAACTGCATTTTATAACATATATCTTTAAAAAACGCCGGCTGATCCTGATCTTTAAGATATTTTATTGTCCTTTCACCCGGATATACATATATATCATCATTATAATCCGAATGTACTTTATAATACATACCGAAAAGCTTTCCAGCTATTTCAGTACGATGATTATTAAATGTCTTTTGTGGAGAATTCGGCGGTATCAGGCCACTCAATTTTTTATTAAATTCATTCTCAAATATACTTTCTTCACACGGACATATCTCATTAATAATCTGAGCATAAGCCGGCAAAAAATCCTCAATATCTTTCTGAGATTTACCTCGAATTATTGTACACCGATATTGATTCTCAGGATTGTACATCGCAAAGTCCTCCCTGCCTTTAAGCATTCCTGCTTCATTTATCCTCGTATAATAACTTTTCCAACTTCTTCTGCTATAGCTTTAGCCAGTAATGGCGGAACCGCATTCCCCACCTGCTTCAACTGACTGGTTTTTATTCCAATAAATTCATAACTGTCAGGAAATGATTGGAGCCTTGCTGATTCTCTAACTGTCGGAACACGGTTTGCATGATAATGAAAATGGTGATTATGGCCGGTATCTATTGTGAAGCAAGGCTTTTTGCTATTCATTCTCGTCCAAGCGATATGCACCTTTCGAGTTTGCCATAATTCCTTTGGTAGGGATTTATAATTTCCACCATCCGGCACCATAGCAATAATGCTTCTAGTTTTCTGAGTATGAATAGTTATGGAATGATTATGTAGTTTAGGACTATTCTCGCGCATCATACGCTGATATTCTGTCTTTGGAGGCATTTGATAATCTATTTCTTCTGGTAAAACTTCTGTTTCCGAAACAAAATCAAGGTCAGACAGCGCATCCTCACACGTCACATAAGGCTGTAAAAAAAAGGCATCTCCATGTGTTGGCTCAGGAAAAGCGAATCTTTCAGTGTTAAGGATTTTACGAGGATTAATTCCAACAAAGAAAACCCTCCGTCTTGATTGAGGCACTCCGTAGTCAGATGCAGTTAGTACTTTAGTTTCTACTATATATCCCGCTTTTTCAAAATCTTCAACAACTTGTGCTTTTACCGCCCCATTTCCCATACTGATTAAGCCGGGAACATTCTCCATTACAAAGACTTTGGGTTGAATATATGAAACAATATCAACAAATGATTTGTATAGTTTATTTCTTGGATCATCTATTAGTCTTTTACCTGATATTGAAAAGCCCTGGCAAGGCGGACCGCCAATAATTACATCTATCTCTGCAGCTTCTTTGCCTGCTACTTTTAGTAATTCATCGGCAGATACTTTAGTTATATCTTCATTAATAGCTTTTGCATCAGGATGGTTCCTTAGGAAAGTCACAATAGCATCATTCCACATATCTATCCCTAAAACAGTATTAAATCCGGCCATTGCAAAACCGCAAGAAAAGCCTCCACATCCACAAAACAAATCAATGACATTCACTGTTTTTTATCTTCCTTCCATTATTCTTACGTATATCAAGCGGCTTAATCGCGTTCTCGGGAATAGCCCATGCTGCTCCCAGTTTGAAAACCCCCGGAATACGACCAGAAGCGCAAAGTATCTGTATCCTGCGCTGAGAAACATTCCATTTTTTTGCGACCTCCGCAGCTGTTATATATGCCATATTATACCAACCTCATTATATAATTGATTTATTCTACGGGACGAACAAAATCATGGCTATTATATCATTCAATATCCCTTTTTTCCACATTGTTTTTATGACTGAATTATTATGGTTTAAAAGGTACATTATGTCTTTATATCAATAGCAGTCTTGCCAGAAATAACAACAGCAGTCTATGTATTCATCTGCTTGACTACATTTAGAAACTGTCACTGAAAAAATCTGAATCGATCCGCTTTACCTCATATGTTTGCTCAACAGATACACCCAGATTATATTTGATCATAAGTCGCATTAAAGCATCACCATCGATCAAGACAATATTAGATCCATGAAGGTTATCAGCATACTGTTTTGCTTCCTTACTGAAATGAGCGGTTGTAATAAACAAACCTTTAGATGCCTTTTCCCCTTGTAATGCCCCAGCAAACTTCTGTATTTCCGGTCTTCCCACTGTATTTTCCATTGCCCACTGTTTTGCCTGAATATATATCGAACTGAATCCCAACAGATCTTCTTTGATGATCCCGTCAATTCCGCCGTCATTAGAAAGTTTGGTGACTACTCCAGCATTATCTATGCCGCTACCATAACCCATTTTCAGCAAAAGTTGCACCACCAACTTTTCAAAATCGCCGGGATCCAACTTCATAACTTCCACCATCAAATCATTGGCCAGAGATGAGTTTACCTTTTTAAATGCATCATCCAAGATTTCCATAGGTGTTTTTGATTCTTCCGATTCTTCATTGTTATTTATCGGACTCTGAGTAGACTCGCCTGTCTGTACACTATGGAAAGAAACAAAAGAAGGATACTTTTCAAGATAAGCCAAATCTATCTTGACACCAGATTTTAAAGCCTTCTTCCCTTCTTCAGTTATGCAATAATGGCCTTTGGATGGTGTTTTTATCAAACCGGCTCGATCCAGATATGTCCTTGCCCAGGCGACACGATTGGCAAAAGTTGTCTGTTTCCCGCTTGGAAGCAACTCAGCCAATTCTTCGGCAGTAAGCTTCATTTCGTCCGAGGCAAAAGTCCTAACCTCTTTAGATGTATGAGTCTTCCCATCTGCTAAGGCTACTAAAAACGTCCCTAAAAAATCGAAGAATTTCGGTACCGCCATTCCTTTATCATCCCTTCATGCTATTTTTCTCATAACCATATGTGTCTCAAACTATAACTAACAGCAGGTCATTTCTACAAATTCTTCTTTGCTAAGCTTTATGCCACTATTCGCCAATCTATCTTTTCTTGCCTCATATAGTTGATTTAGCACCGGCATTTTCTGGTCTTTGGTTGCGTAATGCAGCATCCTATGGCATAAAGGACATAAACACACAATATTGGCATAGATATCAAGACTATTATTGAAAATATCCTGTCTTTGCATAGCAATTAGATGATGACCTTCCATATACTGTCTGCCCGTACTTGCGGCTATAAACGTTGTATGCTTGGATTCTATTTCACATAGATATCCCGCACTGTGGATTGATTGTTCTCTTATTAAGGCAGATCTCTTCCATCTTTTAACCCCCTGTTCAATAATATACTCTCCCGGTTCTACTGGGGTATCCATCTTGTCAATTCGAACAGTATGATCCTCTAGATCTGTTGCTTCCGCAAATGCTATATAATGGTTCAACCCCGCGCTATACATACTGTTTCCTCTGATATTCAATGATCTAAATTCTTCATCTGCAAACAAGACAGCCCGAAACTCATAAAGGCGGTTTATATCTGATACTTCATAGATATCTTTAGTTACAAGTCCCTTATTCAGCAAATGGACCGATATCCACCTCAAAGCCTCCGAATAATGCTTTATTGAGCTTTGCTTCAAAGAGGTTTTCTCTTGAAGATATTTTCTGAAGTATAGTTCCAGTGCACAAGTAGCCATATAATTATCCTCCTGTTACTTGAAGATCTCGACAGCCATATCGAAATATGTTAATTCATCAGCTTATCTTTGTTCTTTTCTCTTCTTCAATCTTTATGATCCTTGCGCTATCAAAGGAATGCCGGTTTGCTAGAGCCATGGCTTCATTTGCATCTTTTCCCTGATGATAAACAACAAATTCTGATCCATCTATCTTTTATTATACTTCTTCTTTTTCATTGACTGACTTGCTTTTTCATATCGACAATAAGAACAGCCACATTTCTTTTTACCGGTTCTATCAGTAACCCTGGCTTTATACTTATGTCCCTTGGGGCATATCCAGGATGCCATCAAATTACTTCCGAATGTTACATTTTCCGGTGTTCTGCCATTATTATTGTCATAATCCCATTCTGCAGCAATTTCAGGAAAACGTTCAGCAAGGCTTCTTCCACTAGATAGCAACGTTTTCATTCGACTTGTAACAACTTTATCCGTGTAGCAACAAATCGGACATGCTGCACCATCAATCGCACGTCTTCTAATCTGATTTCTCCACTCATAACCACATGAATGGCATTTCCAGTACGCTGGCACAGTGCTGTTAGACCGCACTTCAGATGGTTTAATCGTGTTTTTATCATAATCCCAATCCATAATTAAATCCGGATGTTCTGTTTCAAGATCATTAAAGCCCGTAAGTAGCCATAAACCCGAGCAGAATGGGCATTCAGGTTTTCTTCTGGAAAAAGCTGCTACTTTTTCTTTCCAAAGATGGCCTACCGAGCACTTCCAGTAACAGGTCTTCATTGAACCAGCAGATATTTTATCCGGACAGACACCTTCATTTAAATCTTTATTCCAAAAAGCATAATGTTTCGGATATAAATCCGCAAAAGAATTAATGCCGGACACTATCATTGAATTCGAACA of Aristaeella lactis contains these proteins:
- a CDS encoding DNA cytosine methyltransferase, with the translated sequence MYKVVSLFCGCGGADLGCIGGFDYNNQHYERLPYNVIYATDIDKNAVATYKQNFQEATVVCDDICKIKEDVIPDCDIILGGFPCQSFSTVNPTKNPFDARGNLYKEMVRIVKAKKPLAFIAENVKGFMTLKSGIIFKTVVDAFEAAGYRVYSKLVNASHYGVPQKRERCILVGLRKDIVSEYVFPEETTKDNPVPLSVAVRKMDISDKKYYFSQRAVEGMKNARPNMKRGLWQSLDKPCLTVTSHLAKVSLNSRDPVLLVDPEKELYRRFTPREAARIQSFPESFQFVGSDTLAYRQIGNAIAPVMFWYIARELAELLNKQ
- a CDS encoding protein NO VEIN domain-containing protein, which produces MYNPENQYRCTIIRGKSQKDIEDFLPAYAQIINEICPCEESIFENEFNKKLSGLIPPNSPQKTFNNHRTEIAGKLFGMYYKVHSDYNDDIYVYPGERTIKYLKDQDQPAFFKDICYKMQFPNGMTKFETVKERLGLGISIRPCCYIVEVLIEASRHDIVLTRNDIGYYVLNALDALKRIASPYEIVETIVKDRNKGITSHVIGNPEKASSYNVQHINEQLNYMELANLIVLHNDGTVRLNEREIVTINLFASHWDDDPAFNVAEYDLNSVQAREFFEFAWGQYYSALSADAASFETSLSALISDNDHSNDTQTEQEDDNTVELGDEGEKYVYEYEKKRVSEFSARLANKVLAMGKTRGLGYDIQTVMAIPGDKAEYVKYIEVKATKRITAPDINDSLWLDTINMTRNEWVAAQQHGDYYSIYRVYFVRGNVLMYIIENPYKLYEKGTLSITPTTYKMDFGNDAIDRVISKVDK
- a CDS encoding DNA cytosine methyltransferase, which encodes MNVIDLFCGCGGFSCGFAMAGFNTVLGIDMWNDAIVTFLRNHPDAKAINEDITKVSADELLKVAGKEAAEIDVIIGGPPCQGFSISGKRLIDDPRNKLYKSFVDIVSYIQPKVFVMENVPGLISMGNGAVKAQVVEDFEKAGYIVETKVLTASDYGVPQSRRRVFFVGINPRKILNTERFAFPEPTHGDAFFLQPYVTCEDALSDLDFVSETEVLPEEIDYQMPPKTEYQRMMRENSPKLHNHSITIHTQKTRSIIAMVPDGGNYKSLPKELWQTRKVHIAWTRMNSKKPCFTIDTGHNHHFHYHANRVPTVRESARLQSFPDSYEFIGIKTSQLKQVGNAVPPLLAKAIAEEVGKVIIRG
- a CDS encoding helix-turn-helix domain-containing protein; this translates as MAYITAAEVAKKWNVSQRRIQILCASGRIPGVFKLGAAWAIPENAIKPLDIRKNNGRKIKNSECH
- a CDS encoding restriction endonuclease gives rise to the protein MAVPKFFDFLGTFLVALADGKTHTSKEVRTFASDEMKLTAEELAELLPSGKQTTFANRVAWARTYLDRAGLIKTPSKGHYCITEEGKKALKSGVKIDLAYLEKYPSFVSFHSVQTGESTQSPINNNEESEESKTPMEILDDAFKKVNSSLANDLMVEVMKLDPGDFEKLVVQLLLKMGYGSGIDNAGVVTKLSNDGGIDGIIKEDLLGFSSIYIQAKQWAMENTVGRPEIQKFAGALQGEKASKGLFITTAHFSKEAKQYADNLHGSNIVLIDGDALMRLMIKYNLGVSVEQTYEVKRIDSDFFSDSF
- a CDS encoding HNH endonuclease → MATCALELYFRKYLQEKTSLKQSSIKHYSEALRWISVHLLNKGLVTKDIYEVSDINRLYEFRAVLFADEEFRSLNIRGNSMYSAGLNHYIAFAEATDLEDHTVRIDKMDTPVEPGEYIIEQGVKRWKRSALIREQSIHSAGYLCEIESKHTTFIAASTGRQYMEGHHLIAMQRQDIFNNSLDIYANIVCLCPLCHRMLHYATKDQKMPVLNQLYEARKDRLANSGIKLSKEEFVEMTCC